The following coding sequences are from one Microbacterium wangchenii window:
- a CDS encoding LLM class flavin-dependent oxidoreductase, whose amino-acid sequence MNAPALSVLDLVPVRDGQTSAQAVASSLDSAVHADRLGYRRYWFAEHHNMPAVASTTPPVLIAAAASRTERIRVGSGGVMLPNHSPLVVAEQFAALEAIAPGRIDLGLGRAPGSDAVITQLLHRSGATSDVERFPDHITDIIALSSPEGATVRFTSGGEYTVHATPAATGAPEVWLLGSSDYSAQLAARFGLPYVFANHFSGEGLERALDLYRTQYQPSPQHPEPRTFLTVNVIAAPTAEEAEERALPQLRMMARLRTNRPLVPLETVEQAQADPWDGMANSLMTAARSKWFVGTGDHVSAELSAFAARFGVDEVMISPVAGSYDGEPLDTAPGRIRTLELLAAPARVA is encoded by the coding sequence ATGAACGCTCCCGCCCTCTCCGTCCTCGACCTGGTGCCCGTCCGCGACGGGCAGACGAGCGCGCAAGCGGTCGCCTCCTCCCTCGACTCCGCCGTGCACGCCGACCGGCTCGGCTACCGCCGGTACTGGTTCGCCGAGCACCACAACATGCCGGCGGTCGCCTCGACGACCCCGCCGGTGCTGATCGCCGCAGCCGCATCCCGCACCGAGCGCATCCGCGTCGGCTCGGGCGGTGTCATGCTGCCCAACCACTCCCCGCTCGTGGTGGCGGAGCAGTTCGCGGCGCTGGAAGCCATCGCCCCCGGGCGGATCGACCTCGGCCTCGGACGGGCGCCCGGCTCCGACGCGGTCATCACGCAGCTGCTGCACCGCTCGGGCGCGACCAGCGACGTGGAACGCTTCCCCGATCACATCACCGACATCATCGCGCTGTCCTCCCCCGAGGGCGCCACCGTCCGGTTCACCTCCGGCGGCGAATACACCGTGCACGCCACCCCGGCCGCCACCGGCGCTCCCGAGGTGTGGCTCCTCGGCTCCAGCGACTACTCCGCGCAGCTGGCCGCACGCTTCGGGCTCCCGTACGTGTTCGCCAACCACTTCTCCGGCGAAGGACTCGAGCGGGCGCTCGACCTGTACCGCACGCAGTACCAGCCGAGCCCGCAGCATCCCGAGCCCCGCACGTTCCTGACCGTCAACGTCATCGCCGCCCCCACGGCCGAGGAGGCGGAGGAGCGCGCCCTGCCGCAGCTGCGGATGATGGCGAGGCTCCGCACCAACCGCCCGCTCGTGCCGCTGGAGACCGTTGAGCAGGCTCAGGCCGACCCGTGGGACGGGATGGCGAACAGCCTCATGACCGCCGCCCGCTCGAAGTGGTTCGTCGGCACCGGCGACCACGTGTCGGCGGAATTGTCGGCCTTCGCCGCGCGGTTCGGCGTGGACGAGGTCATGATCTCCCCCGTCGCCGGCTCGTACGACGGTGAGCCCCTGGACACCGCCCCCGGCCGCATCCGCACGCTCGAGCTGCTCGCCGCGCCGGCCCGCGTGGCCTGA
- a CDS encoding MFS transporter has product MSEATASAGPTRAPVSTGRAILNTVKGSAGNLVEWYDVYVYTVFATYFEAQFFDQDDRNSTFYIYAIFAVTFIMRPIGSWFFGRFADRRGRRAALTVSITLMSACSFLVSVMPTREAIGMWAAVILIGARLVQGFATGGEYGTSATYMSEAATARRRGFFSSFQYVTLIGGHVLAQLTLLIVLAVMPVEAVEDWGWRIGFFVGGIAALVVMWLRRTMDESLSEEHLEAVRSGADRDSGSLKTLFTSYWRQLVWVFLVTAGGTIAFYTYSVNAPTIVKTAFGEEGAVAATWTNLLGLIFLMLLQPLGGLLSDRVGRKPLLVFFGIGGVLYTWVLITFLPQTQSPLVAFALTAVGYVILTGYTSVNAIVKAEVFPARVRALGVGLGYALANSVFGGTAPAVYQASLTGGGVTWFIVYVTAVIAVSLTVYIFFMRNRAETPLDREQGSAWVTLQDAPRP; this is encoded by the coding sequence GTGAGCGAAGCCACCGCATCGGCTGGACCGACGCGCGCGCCGGTGAGCACCGGCCGCGCCATCCTCAATACCGTGAAGGGCTCGGCGGGCAACCTCGTCGAGTGGTACGACGTCTACGTCTACACCGTCTTCGCGACGTACTTCGAGGCGCAGTTCTTCGATCAGGACGACCGTAACTCTACGTTCTACATCTATGCGATCTTCGCCGTGACCTTCATCATGCGGCCGATCGGATCGTGGTTCTTCGGACGGTTCGCCGACCGCCGCGGCCGCCGCGCCGCCCTCACCGTCAGCATCACACTCATGTCCGCGTGCTCGTTCCTCGTGTCGGTCATGCCGACGCGGGAGGCGATCGGCATGTGGGCGGCGGTGATCCTCATCGGCGCGCGGCTCGTGCAGGGCTTCGCCACCGGCGGCGAGTACGGCACGTCGGCCACCTATATGTCGGAGGCGGCCACCGCCCGCCGCCGCGGGTTCTTCTCCTCCTTCCAATACGTCACCCTCATCGGCGGCCACGTGCTCGCGCAGTTGACGCTGCTCATCGTGCTCGCGGTCATGCCGGTGGAAGCGGTCGAGGACTGGGGATGGCGCATCGGCTTCTTCGTCGGCGGCATCGCCGCCCTCGTGGTGATGTGGCTGCGCCGGACGATGGACGAGTCCCTCAGCGAGGAGCACCTGGAGGCGGTGCGCTCGGGCGCCGACCGCGATTCGGGGTCGCTCAAGACCCTCTTCACCTCGTACTGGCGGCAGTTGGTGTGGGTGTTCCTCGTCACGGCGGGAGGCACGATCGCCTTCTACACCTACAGCGTCAACGCCCCCACCATCGTCAAGACGGCCTTCGGCGAGGAGGGAGCGGTCGCGGCGACGTGGACCAACCTCCTCGGGCTCATCTTCCTCATGCTGCTCCAGCCCCTGGGCGGACTGCTGAGCGACCGCGTCGGGCGCAAGCCGCTGCTGGTCTTCTTCGGAATCGGCGGTGTCCTCTACACGTGGGTGCTCATCACCTTCCTCCCGCAGACGCAGTCGCCGCTGGTCGCGTTCGCCCTCACGGCGGTGGGGTACGTCATCCTCACCGGCTACACCTCGGTGAACGCGATCGTGAAGGCCGAAGTGTTCCCTGCGCGCGTGCGGGCGCTGGGCGTGGGCCTCGGCTACGCCCTCGCCAACTCGGTGTTCGGCGGCACGGCGCCCGCGGTGTACCAGGCCTCCCTCACCGGCGGCGGGGTGACGTGGTTCATCGTCTACGTCACCGCGGTGATCGCGGTGAGCCTCACGGTCTACATCTTCTTCATGCGCAACCGGGCCGAGACGCCGCTGGACCGCGAACAGGGCAGCGCGTGGGTCACCCTGCAGGACGCCCCGCGTCCCTGA
- a CDS encoding alkene reductase encodes MSDHSAPTPVTAFEPITIGSLRLRNRIVMAPMTRSRAFGTRANADMATYYAQRAGAGLIITEGTQPSPVGQGYPDTPGLHTNEQVEAWAAVTGAVHEAGGVIVAQLMHTGRIGHPATTAAVGSGALTPVAPSAVRAAGSVFTPEGPRDHVQPAELNEDEIRATIADFAAAARNAVAAGFDGVEVHGANGYLLHQFLATNANQRTDDWGGSARNRIRFTVEVVEAVAAAIGADRTGLRISPANGLGDTTEDDAATLYPLLVERLNGLQLAYLHLVEAGDAGLTPVIRAAWKGALILNAVTPDSRDDSARLDRVARGEADLVSFARAYIANPDLVDRLAEGAPLAEPDLTKAYGGGREGYTDYPVLARDGASA; translated from the coding sequence ATGAGCGATCACTCAGCACCCACCCCCGTGACGGCATTCGAGCCGATCACGATCGGCAGCCTCCGGCTCCGGAACCGCATCGTCATGGCCCCCATGACGCGCAGCCGCGCGTTCGGCACCCGTGCCAACGCCGACATGGCCACCTACTACGCCCAGCGCGCCGGTGCCGGGCTCATCATCACGGAGGGAACGCAGCCGAGCCCGGTGGGGCAGGGCTATCCCGACACCCCAGGCCTGCACACGAACGAGCAGGTGGAGGCGTGGGCGGCCGTGACCGGTGCTGTGCATGAAGCAGGCGGCGTGATCGTCGCCCAGCTCATGCACACCGGTCGCATCGGGCATCCCGCCACAACCGCCGCCGTCGGTTCCGGCGCGCTCACCCCGGTCGCCCCGTCGGCGGTCCGTGCGGCCGGATCCGTCTTCACCCCCGAGGGGCCGAGGGATCACGTGCAGCCCGCCGAGCTGAACGAGGACGAGATCCGCGCGACCATCGCCGACTTCGCCGCCGCCGCACGCAACGCCGTCGCGGCCGGATTCGACGGGGTGGAGGTGCACGGCGCCAACGGGTACCTGCTGCACCAGTTCCTCGCCACCAACGCCAATCAGCGCACGGACGACTGGGGCGGAAGCGCCCGCAATCGCATCCGCTTCACCGTCGAGGTCGTCGAGGCCGTCGCCGCGGCCATCGGCGCCGACCGGACCGGGCTGCGCATCTCGCCCGCCAATGGCCTCGGCGACACCACCGAGGACGATGCCGCGACGCTGTACCCGCTTCTCGTCGAGCGGCTCAACGGCCTGCAGCTGGCGTATCTGCACCTGGTCGAGGCCGGTGACGCGGGATTGACCCCGGTGATCCGGGCGGCGTGGAAGGGCGCGCTCATCCTCAATGCGGTCACCCCCGACTCACGCGATGACAGCGCGCGGCTGGACCGCGTCGCACGGGGCGAGGCCGACCTCGTCTCCTTCGCCCGCGCGTACATCGCCAACCCCGACCTGGTCGACCGGCTCGCCGAGGGCGCTCCGCTGGCCGAGCCCGACCTGACCAAGGCGTACGGCGGTGGTCGCGAGGGATACACCGACTACCCCGTGCTCGCCCGCGACGGCGCATCCGCCTGA
- a CDS encoding MarR family winged helix-turn-helix transcriptional regulator has protein sequence MPEPMRLSTGPLSSAIFRVARAHKALAAKLLRSTGLRPGQELVLMTLWEHGPQRMTDLVQTLDTDAPSMTRSIGRLERAGLVRRGPSPVDRRVSVVEATEASVRLRADVEAAWAELEAVTAGSLGKDERRQLLALLTGLETPLREAGDRL, from the coding sequence ATGCCTGAGCCGATGCGGCTGTCCACCGGACCCCTGAGCTCCGCGATCTTCCGGGTGGCCCGAGCGCACAAGGCCCTCGCGGCCAAGCTCCTGCGATCGACCGGGCTGCGGCCGGGGCAGGAACTAGTCCTGATGACCCTGTGGGAGCACGGCCCGCAGCGCATGACCGACCTGGTGCAGACGCTGGATACGGATGCCCCGTCGATGACGCGCAGCATCGGACGGCTGGAGAGGGCCGGCCTCGTCCGTCGCGGACCCTCCCCCGTCGACCGGCGGGTGAGCGTCGTCGAGGCGACGGAGGCCAGCGTCCGCCTACGGGCCGACGTCGAGGCGGCGTGGGCGGAACTGGAGGCGGTGACGGCGGGGTCGCTGGGGAAGGACGAGCGTCGGCAGCTGCTGGCCCTCCTGACCGGACTGGAGACCCCGCTGCGCGAGGCAGGCGACCGGCTCTAG
- a CDS encoding PhzF family phenazine biosynthesis protein, which produces MPAVLRYAAFADPDRPGGGNPAGVVLDADGLTDADMQRIAADVGFSETAFLRADGGIRYFSPLAEVPFCGHATIATAVAVAARDGAGSLTFATPVGPVELETSRGADGVLRASFTSVEPRIEEFAPAVLSRLLHLLRIREEDLDPDLPPRIAYAGNRHPVLVLHDAGVFDGFTFDPAAVRALMDAEGWAGTVTVMLRAADTVWEARNLFPVGVITEDPATGSAAASFGGYLRELAAVDAPARIGIRQGRHVGRPSLLVVDIPAAGGITVSGTARLL; this is translated from the coding sequence ATGCCCGCGGTGCTGCGGTACGCCGCGTTCGCCGATCCGGATCGCCCCGGCGGCGGCAATCCCGCGGGCGTGGTGCTGGATGCCGACGGCCTCACCGATGCCGACATGCAGCGCATCGCCGCCGACGTGGGCTTCTCCGAAACGGCGTTCCTGCGCGCCGACGGCGGCATCCGATACTTCTCCCCGCTGGCCGAGGTGCCCTTCTGCGGTCACGCCACGATCGCGACCGCCGTCGCGGTGGCCGCGCGCGACGGGGCGGGCTCCCTCACGTTCGCGACCCCGGTGGGCCCGGTCGAGCTGGAGACCTCGCGCGGGGCGGACGGTGTCCTGCGCGCGTCGTTCACGAGCGTCGAGCCGCGGATCGAGGAGTTCGCCCCGGCCGTGCTCTCCCGCCTTCTGCACCTCCTGCGCATCCGCGAGGAAGACCTCGACCCCGATCTGCCGCCGCGCATCGCGTACGCGGGCAACCGGCATCCCGTGCTCGTCCTCCACGACGCCGGCGTGTTCGACGGGTTCACGTTCGACCCGGCGGCGGTGCGGGCGCTGATGGATGCCGAGGGGTGGGCGGGCACAGTGACGGTGATGCTGCGCGCGGCCGACACGGTGTGGGAGGCCCGCAACCTCTTCCCGGTCGGGGTGATCACGGAGGATCCGGCGACGGGTTCGGCCGCGGCATCCTTCGGCGGGTACCTGCGCGAACTCGCGGCGGTGGACGCCCCCGCGCGCATCGGGATCCGCCAGGGCCGGCACGTGGGGCGGCCGAGTCTGCTCGTGGTCGACATCCCCGCCGCCGGCGGCATCACTGTCTCGGGTACCGCCCGCCTCCTCTGA
- the pheA gene encoding prephenate dehydratase: protein MTPEHENPPVRRTYSYLGPAGTFTEAALAQVPEARDQIWRPVRNVGEALADVVEGRSDAAMIAIENSVDGGVSTAQDALATMPGLRIIGEYLVPVNFVLVARPGTRMEEVSLVAAHPVAYAQCLQWLTTTLPAHAHIPAASNVASALGILDGTSDADAAVAAPGIVAHHDLAVLAEGIGDNPNAVTRFVLVSRTVAPAPPTGADKTSLIVELPEDHPGALLELLEQFATRGINLSLLASRPIGDALGRYRFVIDADGHVHDERMADALLGLRRFSPKVIFLGSYARADRAIVRYPPRYSDDVFAEARDWLRGLLSGEPES from the coding sequence GTGACGCCCGAGCACGAGAACCCGCCCGTCCGCCGTACCTACAGCTACCTGGGCCCGGCGGGAACCTTCACGGAAGCCGCGCTCGCGCAGGTACCCGAGGCCCGCGATCAGATCTGGCGACCCGTGCGCAACGTCGGCGAAGCGCTCGCCGACGTCGTGGAAGGCCGCTCGGACGCGGCCATGATCGCGATCGAGAACTCCGTGGACGGCGGGGTGTCCACGGCTCAGGACGCCCTGGCGACCATGCCGGGCCTGCGGATCATCGGCGAATACCTCGTGCCGGTGAACTTCGTCCTCGTGGCCCGCCCCGGCACGCGGATGGAGGAGGTCTCCCTCGTGGCGGCGCATCCGGTCGCCTACGCGCAGTGCCTGCAGTGGCTCACCACGACCCTCCCCGCCCACGCCCACATCCCCGCCGCCAGCAACGTGGCCAGCGCCCTGGGGATCCTGGACGGAACCTCGGATGCGGATGCCGCCGTGGCCGCCCCCGGCATCGTGGCCCACCACGATCTGGCCGTGCTGGCCGAGGGGATCGGGGACAACCCCAACGCCGTCACGCGCTTCGTCCTCGTCAGCCGCACCGTCGCTCCCGCCCCGCCCACGGGGGCGGACAAGACCTCGCTCATCGTCGAGCTGCCCGAAGACCACCCCGGCGCCCTGCTGGAGCTGCTGGAGCAGTTCGCCACGCGCGGCATCAACCTCAGCCTGCTGGCGTCGCGTCCGATCGGAGACGCGCTCGGGCGGTACCGCTTCGTCATCGACGCGGACGGCCACGTCCACGACGAGCGCATGGCCGATGCCCTCCTGGGGCTGCGCCGCTTCAGCCCCAAGGTGATCTTCCTCGGCTCGTACGCGCGGGCCGACCGCGCGATCGTCCGTTACCCGCCGCGATACTCCGACGACGTGTTCGCCGAGGCCCGCGACTGGCTGCGGGGACTCCTGAGCGGAGAGCCGGAGAGCTGA
- the pgm gene encoding phosphoglucomutase (alpha-D-glucose-1,6-bisphosphate-dependent), whose amino-acid sequence MSSRAGLPAEASDLIDVDELINAYYDRKPDASVPGQRVAFGTSGHRGSSLSTSFNEDHILATTQAIVDYRAGQGITGPLFLGRDTHGLSLPAEHTAIEVLVANGVDVRIDSRDSWVPTPALSHAILTHNRGLAADDPGRADGIVVTPSHNPPRDGGFKYNPPHGGPADTDATSWIADRANELIAGGLSGVRRTRHADIDLDSLGEYDFRDAYVRDLASIIDIDAIRSAGVRIGADPLGGASVEYWALIAEVYGLDLTVVNPDVDPTWRFMTLDWDEKIRMDPSSPSAMAALVARRDQYDILTGNDADADRHGIVTPDAGLMNPNHYLAVAIDYLFSHRPGWPADAAVGKTLVSSMIIDKVVASLGRSLYEVPVGFKWFVPGLLDGTVAFGGEESAGASFLRTDGSVWTTDKDGILLCLLAAEILAVTGKTPSQRYAELEAEFGAAAYQRVDAPATPAQKAQLAKLSPDAVTATELAGEPITAKLSHAPGNGAAIGGVKVQTADAWFAARPSGTEDVYKLYAESLRGEEHLREVQAEARAVVTAALGDA is encoded by the coding sequence ATGAGCAGTCGCGCAGGACTTCCCGCCGAAGCATCCGATCTCATCGACGTCGACGAACTGATCAACGCCTACTACGACCGCAAACCGGATGCGTCTGTCCCAGGGCAGCGCGTCGCGTTCGGCACGAGCGGCCATCGCGGGTCGTCGCTGTCCACGAGCTTCAACGAAGACCACATCCTCGCCACGACGCAGGCGATCGTCGACTACCGCGCCGGCCAGGGCATCACCGGGCCGCTGTTCCTCGGCCGCGACACGCACGGCCTGTCGCTGCCGGCCGAGCACACCGCGATCGAGGTGCTTGTGGCCAACGGCGTCGACGTGCGCATCGACTCGCGCGACTCGTGGGTGCCGACCCCTGCGCTCAGCCACGCGATCCTCACCCACAACCGCGGGCTCGCCGCCGATGACCCTGGCCGCGCGGACGGCATCGTCGTGACCCCCAGTCACAACCCGCCGCGCGACGGCGGTTTCAAGTACAACCCCCCGCACGGCGGACCCGCCGACACGGATGCCACCAGCTGGATCGCCGACCGCGCGAACGAGCTCATCGCCGGTGGCCTGTCGGGCGTGCGTCGCACCCGCCATGCCGACATCGACCTGGATTCGCTCGGCGAGTACGACTTCCGCGACGCCTACGTGCGCGACCTCGCGAGCATCATCGACATCGACGCCATCCGCTCCGCCGGCGTGCGCATCGGCGCCGACCCGCTGGGCGGGGCATCCGTGGAGTACTGGGCCCTCATCGCCGAGGTGTACGGCCTCGACCTCACGGTCGTGAACCCCGATGTCGACCCGACGTGGCGGTTCATGACGCTGGACTGGGATGAGAAGATCCGGATGGATCCGTCCTCGCCCTCGGCGATGGCCGCCCTCGTCGCCCGTCGCGACCAGTACGACATCCTCACCGGCAACGACGCCGACGCCGATCGGCACGGCATCGTCACGCCCGACGCGGGGCTGATGAATCCCAACCACTACCTCGCCGTCGCGATCGACTACCTGTTCTCGCACCGCCCGGGGTGGCCCGCGGATGCGGCGGTCGGCAAGACGCTCGTGTCGTCGATGATCATCGACAAGGTCGTCGCCTCGCTCGGCCGGTCGCTGTACGAGGTTCCCGTCGGGTTCAAGTGGTTCGTGCCGGGCCTGCTGGACGGCACGGTCGCCTTCGGCGGCGAGGAGTCGGCCGGCGCCTCGTTCCTCCGCACCGACGGGAGCGTGTGGACGACCGACAAGGACGGCATCCTGCTGTGCCTGCTCGCCGCGGAGATCCTCGCCGTCACCGGCAAGACCCCGTCGCAGCGGTACGCGGAGCTCGAGGCCGAGTTCGGTGCGGCGGCATATCAGCGCGTGGACGCGCCCGCGACGCCCGCGCAGAAGGCGCAGCTGGCCAAGCTGTCGCCCGACGCGGTGACGGCGACCGAGCTCGCCGGTGAGCCCATCACGGCGAAGCTCTCGCACGCCCCCGGCAACGGGGCCGCGATCGGCGGCGTCAAGGTGCAGACCGCCGACGCGTGGTTCGCCGCCCGGCCCTCCGGCACCGAGGACGTGTACAAGCTCTACGCCGAGAGCCTGCGCGGCGAGGAGCACCTGCGCGAGGTGCAGGCCGAAGCCCGCGCCGTCGTCACGGCCGCCCTCGGCGACGCCTGA
- a CDS encoding glycerate kinase codes for MSRVVLAPDSFKGTLPAAAAARALAEGWRAVRPHDDLVLRPMADGGEGTLDAVATSVRGAERIPVTVTGPDGERIVASWLLLPPTPDAPVGSAVSELANTSGIELLGDRRLPESASTTGFGQALAAALDAGVTRLILGIGSSASTDGGVGMLTALGARFTDAAGDPVAPGAAGLDTVAAADLTGLRPLPPAGAVVLTDVTNPLLGPQGAAAVFGPQKGLDDAGVARADAGLARLSALVPSVVAAAAGMGAAGGTGWGLAVWGAQLVPGARHVAALTGLPAAAATADVVVTGEGAYDAQSAAGKVPAFVASLAPGRTALVAGRVAADADTSAFAASLSLTDLAGSSAAALAEPARWLHEAGARLARTLAL; via the coding sequence GTGAGTCGCGTCGTCCTGGCCCCCGACAGCTTCAAGGGCACGCTGCCCGCCGCCGCGGCGGCTCGGGCGCTGGCGGAGGGATGGCGCGCAGTGCGCCCGCACGACGACCTCGTCCTGCGCCCCATGGCCGACGGCGGAGAAGGCACCCTCGATGCGGTGGCGACGTCCGTGCGCGGCGCGGAGCGCATCCCCGTCACCGTGACGGGGCCGGACGGGGAGCGGATCGTCGCGTCCTGGCTCCTGCTTCCGCCGACGCCCGACGCGCCGGTGGGCAGCGCCGTCAGCGAGCTGGCGAACACCTCGGGAATCGAGCTGCTCGGTGACCGGCGGCTGCCGGAGTCGGCGTCGACGACCGGATTCGGGCAGGCTCTCGCCGCAGCGCTGGACGCCGGTGTCACCCGCCTGATCCTCGGGATCGGATCGAGCGCCTCCACCGACGGCGGCGTCGGGATGCTCACGGCGCTGGGCGCGCGGTTCACGGATGCGGCGGGCGATCCGGTGGCCCCCGGTGCGGCGGGCCTGGACACCGTGGCCGCCGCCGATCTCACCGGGCTGCGCCCCCTGCCACCGGCCGGGGCCGTGGTGCTGACGGACGTGACGAATCCGCTGCTCGGCCCGCAGGGCGCCGCCGCGGTGTTCGGCCCGCAGAAGGGCCTCGACGACGCGGGAGTCGCCCGTGCCGATGCCGGCCTGGCGCGCCTGTCGGCGCTCGTGCCGTCGGTCGTCGCCGCCGCGGCGGGGATGGGCGCCGCCGGCGGAACGGGCTGGGGCCTCGCGGTGTGGGGTGCGCAGCTCGTCCCCGGTGCGCGGCACGTCGCCGCCCTCACCGGGCTGCCGGCGGCCGCGGCGACGGCCGACGTCGTGGTGACCGGCGAGGGGGCCTACGACGCGCAGTCGGCGGCCGGCAAGGTGCCCGCCTTCGTCGCGTCGCTCGCCCCTGGCCGCACGGCACTGGTGGCCGGACGAGTCGCCGCGGATGCCGACACGTCGGCCTTCGCGGCATCCCTTTCGCTCACCGACCTGGCTGGGTCATCCGCCGCCGCGCTCGCCGAGCCGGCCCGGTGGCTGCACGAAGCGGGTGCGCGCCTCGCGCGCACCCTGGCCCTCTGA
- a CDS encoding LacI family DNA-binding transcriptional regulator, with protein sequence MAQPRRVSMSDVAARAGVSGQTVSRVVNGSPRVDPATRARVEQALRDLGYRPHAAARALRTGRSQTVGVVVSTLASVGNSRMLQAISVAAALRDYALAVVTLTPQHPIADALARLRHQGVDGAIVLNEATTLLRDVAPPAGMSLVVVDSPTDERFTIVQTDHAEAAAAAVGHLLARGHVTVHHLAGPGGSYAAVERERGWLLALRRAGAPVPPVARGDWTSRSGHAAASALPGATAVFAANDQMALGAIRALSDAGRRIPDDVAIVGFDDVVDAAEYRPPLTTMRQDFDALGAQALTALLAMVEEDAPPAAITVAAELVVRESSGPPPHPR encoded by the coding sequence ATGGCGCAGCCGCGGCGCGTGTCGATGTCGGACGTCGCCGCCCGCGCCGGCGTGTCGGGGCAGACGGTGTCGCGCGTGGTCAACGGCAGCCCGCGCGTGGATCCGGCCACCCGCGCCCGCGTCGAGCAGGCCCTGCGCGACCTCGGGTACCGCCCCCACGCGGCGGCCCGCGCCCTGCGCACCGGCCGGTCGCAGACCGTCGGGGTCGTCGTCTCGACGCTGGCCTCGGTCGGCAACTCCCGGATGCTGCAGGCCATCTCCGTCGCGGCCGCCCTGCGCGACTACGCCCTCGCGGTGGTCACCCTCACGCCGCAGCATCCCATCGCCGATGCCCTCGCGCGCCTCCGGCACCAGGGCGTGGACGGTGCGATCGTGCTCAACGAGGCCACGACGCTCCTGCGCGACGTGGCACCGCCCGCCGGCATGAGCCTCGTGGTCGTCGACTCGCCGACGGACGAGCGGTTCACGATCGTCCAGACCGATCACGCCGAGGCGGCGGCGGCAGCCGTCGGGCACCTCCTCGCGCGCGGTCACGTCACGGTGCACCACCTGGCGGGGCCGGGCGGCTCGTACGCCGCGGTCGAACGCGAGCGCGGGTGGCTCCTCGCCCTGCGGAGAGCAGGCGCGCCGGTCCCGCCGGTGGCGCGCGGGGACTGGACCTCCCGCTCAGGGCACGCCGCCGCATCCGCGCTCCCCGGCGCGACCGCCGTCTTCGCAGCAAACGACCAGATGGCACTCGGGGCGATCCGCGCCCTCTCCGACGCGGGGCGCCGCATCCCCGACGACGTCGCGATCGTGGGGTTCGACGACGTCGTCGACGCCGCGGAGTACCGGCCGCCGCTGACGACGATGCGACAGGACTTCGACGCGCTCGGGGCGCAGGCGCTCACGGCGCTGCTCGCGATGGTCGAGGAGGATGCTCCGCCGGCCGCCATCACCGTCGCCGCCGAGCTCGTCGTGCGCGAGAGCTCCGGACCGCCCCCGCACCCCCGATAG